Genomic window (Argopecten irradians isolate NY chromosome 2, Ai_NY, whole genome shotgun sequence):
CTTTTTCTTATAGATAACGACAAAGTCGCAAAGGATCTGGAAAAGAAGATCCGTGTATTGTGTTGGGTGATGACGAGCCCCCAGAACTTAGACAAAAAAGCAATTCACGTGAAACGCACGTGGGCCAAACGATGTAATGTGCTAGTGTTTATAAGTTCTACCACTAATACAAGCTTCCCTACGGTCGGTCTGGACGTGTCGGAAGGACGAGAACATCTTACGGCCAAAACAATGAAAGCTTTTAAATACGTTTACGACAAACATTTTGATGAAGCCGACTGGTTCGTTAAAGCTGACGACGACACATATATGATCTTAGAAAACCTTCGATATTTCTTACAATCTTACTCCAAGGATGACCCTGTGTATTTCGGACACCATTTTAAAACTATAGTGAAACAGGGGTACTACAGCGGAGGGGCAGGTTATGTTCTGAGTAAGGAAGCTCTCAGGAGATTAGTAGAACAGGGCAAGGACCCAAAAGTATGTCGACAAGACGGTGGTGCCGAGGATGCGGAGTTAGGTAAATGCATGGAGAATTTAGGCGTCAGAACTGTGAACTCGACAGACGCATTAGGCAGAAGTAGATTCCACTGCTTTGACCCAGAGACACACCTGTTTGGGGGATATCCGGATTGGTATTATAAATATGATGCTAACGGCGCAAAGAAGGTAAGTTAATCTACAGTATAGTGCCTTACCATCTTCTGTGAATAAAATATTCCATACCGTTTCTGAGGTCAATATATAGGTGGTTTTGAACTGGCAATTTTTCTGATGAAAGATACATATAAAGGTCACTGCTAAAACTGAAAAAAGACAGAATGGGAAAGAGAATGTTACAGTACGTCACATGGTTATTGGTAGTTCTACGCCGCCCCGAATAACGCGGGAGGAGGGTGACCACGTGTAATACTTATATTTAGGGCTACCGACCCAGTTATCATGGATGAACCGGGAGGTGGATGACCTtacgtaatatatatatatagggctACCGATCCAGACTGttgcagtttttttttttttttttttttttttgacgtAATTAATAACAACATAATCCTTTGTTACAGGGCACAGAGAGTATCAGTGACTACGCCATCTCCTTTCATTATGTGCCTCCACAAAAGATGTATGCTCTGGAATTTTATATCTATCATTTACGTCCATACGGCTTAGAATCTGGTCACCAGGATTTGAATGTGCCGCGACGTTAATACCCGTGCCATATTCTTCGAATAATACAAGACATTCCATCATTGtgattcattatacatacactttaaacaattgtttgtttgtaaattaCATTTATCCAAAAACTATGCATATTTCGCaatgataaacaaaacatatgataAACTTCATAGCAGTTgtttatcgtttatgtttacatacctacggcgcctctgatCATTGCTCATCTTCAACTTCCCCTTTTTCGATTGGCTTTCAACTTCGGACTACTTTTATTGCGCATGTTCTTTAAAATGCATTTACCGTATCACAGCTAGTGTCTTattaaaaagataaacaaaaaaggCACTATATCTTGTGGCGGATTGGTATTATGAAGCAGTGTGTCGTGGTTATCTTCCCCGATAGTAATGTAGACGGGATCACCGCGGAATAATAAAGAAAAGATTAAAGATATGGGATAAACAAGTTCTTCAACGCGTGACTGTAATTATATCAAACTCTCTTTAGttaattgtcatattttgaaaagacactCGACTTGAGCTCGTGCCTTTCcagaatttgaaaattaacaaactcCAGTTTGACAAATAATGGAACAACTTCACATGCTGAGGAACCTCTATTTATAAAAGCTCATTTGAGGACAGATCAGGCGCTCTTAGGATATATTACTGGTATTGAGTACAAAATAACATGACATCACTTGTTCAAAAATTGTTCACTTCTATGCAATTTAAAACGTCACCTGATAAAACTGTTTGTCATTATGTTTGGCGCTCTGCCCTGAACAAGACTTGTTAACATTATTTATACGTATCTATTAAAGCGTACTAatgaattaatatattttatattatatgaaattTCAGATAGATCAATCATCACCGGCTAATTTTGCATCAAGGAAATATTGATTACCTTTGAAAAGCATATGCTTACAAAGCGTTTGGTTTGTACTATAGAATTTGGTAAATATTGAATCAATACCATATGCTACCGTTACGCCTTTCAAATGGTCAGTTACAACATGTTTGTGTGACATTAGGTAGAGTTTAAATTACCAATTGCTAACGTAACGTCATCTGAATTATGAAATTCACATAATACAGGGGCTTTATTTGGTCTGCAGCAACATACTGAGGTAAAGAGATATCAAGTATGTTCAAATGAACTGTTTTGACCAGTATTCATGACCATAGGGGTCATATAAGCCATTGCAGAATATTTCATAAATGGATCTCGATAATTGTGGCCCCAGGCTCCGATTTATCGAAATAAAATTAAGTCAAAAACTGTCTTAACTCATAACTTGAAGAaggaaacatacatgtacttcagtTTTGAATTGAGTTTGcatttttgtttcgagaaatcggcaCAAGATATCTCATCTTGGGCCTTtgatatgctgggatgaataGTTATCAAGATAGGTAAAATGAATGGCATTAAACTTCATTTTAGGTTACATGGGTCATATAGGTTGCATGACATGTTGGTAAGTAGGAAAGCTAGATATTGAATAATGGACTTTTACCAGATAAGCTAGGTTGAAGAGCTATCAAGTTTAGGTAAAGtgaaattaaagatgctccatcgccgacagaacataaatgacattcatcatttgaacaataattggtgtttaatcgtgtatgtatatgcctaattaacacaaaaaataatatgaaataatttatttcgcctttggtgcatgcgcaatcagtatttcattccatatagggtatagtgacacggatttttttcgggatacaattaattatttctttatatttttaacttaaagtaaaattagaagctcaaacttttcaatggtggtaatggtgtaaagtaagtaacttttgtaattgaagaaaatactaaatcgtttggtcatgtttttaatagtgaaaaaataccaattgtcagcggtggatcatctttaaccATCATTAAATGTTACAAAGGTCAAACATTGGAACATCGTAAATGATATCTTGTTACCAGGATCATCGCGTAGAAGTTGAGGGATTCGAGGCAATCCTTATCCTACAATCAAAATTGTTCAACACTTCTTATGCATACGaatcaatttgatttatttcagtTTAAAGTATAGGCTAATATTTAGTATTTGTCCCCCCCCCCATTTGACATTCTCGTTTTATTGCATTTCGTTGTGAAAAGCGTTTATATGATAGACTCACCAGTTTCCGAAATGCAACTCTGGACGAATTTGTGTCTTGTTTAGCTCACTTGCCAGAAAAATCTCTGAAATTGCTATCTTGGGAATATTGTATACGCATGATCACCAGTAAGCAGGTGAGCGATCCTCATTGAACCTACAATGCATGTTATCCGGCACCttgtatagttgtgtaggatgattttgaaaggacaTCACTTGGTAATAACTGTTTTTTGCAAAGACTTTctagaaatataattttctaGTTGCTAGAGTTAGATTTCATGTCTCTACGACTTTTGATTCTTCTATAACTAGTATTATGTATTATGGAAAATATGATGTCTTGATTTGGAATTCAAGAACGTGTAAACGGTGTATAGATACTGGTGGgtctatatataaactataaataaTTCTAATTCCTATGGAATTGCCTTGCTGATCTGAATATCGTGTAATACCAATGTTTATTCTTATGTTTTCAAACATTTAGTAAATAATGAGTATTTGAACATGCTTaagataataaaatgatttaatatttctCAGCGTTTTGGATTTTCATTTg
Coding sequences:
- the LOC138314470 gene encoding glycoprotein-N-acetylgalactosamine 3-beta-galactosyltransferase 1-like isoform X2 yields the protein MVCGSSQTASVNFCFGLAIGLVIAFVVASLTSLQTPLLMAKYAGLDRFRYTSDNVDNETSVHEQASQDENKFHEEMEKKIGKVKEVNFDDSHFHKDNDKVAKDLEKKIRVLCWVMTSPQNLDKKAIHVKRTWAKRCNVLVFISSTTNTSFPTVGLDVSEGREHLTAKTMKAFKYVYDKHFDEADWFVKADDDTYMILENLRYFLQSYSKDDPVYFGHHFKTIVKQGYYSGGAGYVLSKEALRRLVEQGKDPKVCRQDGGAEDAELGKCMENLGVRTVNSTDALGRSRFHCFDPETHLFGGYPDWYYKYDANGAKKGTESISDYAISFHYVPPQKMYALEFYIYHLRPYGLESGHQDLNVPRR
- the LOC138314470 gene encoding glycoprotein-N-acetylgalactosamine 3-beta-galactosyltransferase 1-like isoform X1, whose translation is MKFYIRHVCGSSQTASVNFCFGLAIGLVIAFVVASLTSLQTPLLMAKYAGLDRFRYTSDNVDNETSVHEQASQDENKFHEEMEKKIGKVKEVNFDDSHFHKDNDKVAKDLEKKIRVLCWVMTSPQNLDKKAIHVKRTWAKRCNVLVFISSTTNTSFPTVGLDVSEGREHLTAKTMKAFKYVYDKHFDEADWFVKADDDTYMILENLRYFLQSYSKDDPVYFGHHFKTIVKQGYYSGGAGYVLSKEALRRLVEQGKDPKVCRQDGGAEDAELGKCMENLGVRTVNSTDALGRSRFHCFDPETHLFGGYPDWYYKYDANGAKKGTESISDYAISFHYVPPQKMYALEFYIYHLRPYGLESGHQDLNVPRR